In a genomic window of Streptomyces sp. SJL17-4:
- the cydD gene encoding thiol reductant ABC exporter subunit CydD, which produces MKPIDPRLLRYARATRVFLIAVVTLGLVGAALVIAQAMLIAEIVVGSFQKGQSVSALTTPLLLLAGIAAARGLVSWLTELAAHRASAAVKSELRGRLLVRAATLGPGWLSGQKAGSLIALATRGVDALDDYFARYLPQLGLAIVVPVAVLARIVTEDWVSAAIIVVTLPLIPVFMILIGWYTQARMDRQWKLLSRLSGHFLDVVAGLPTLKIFGRAKAQAESIRAITSEYRRATMRTLRIAFLSSFALELLATLSVALVAVTIGMRLVHGELDLYTGLVILILAPEAYLPLRQVGAQFHAAAEGLAAAEEIFDVLEEPVRDGGANPAPDSVRLELEGVTVRHSGRTEPSLDALSLTVEPGETVALVGPSGAGKSTLLDVVLGFAVPEEGGSVRVGGEPLASLDPEAWRSRIAWVPQRPYLFAGTIAENVRLARPDASDEAVREALRDAGADGFVSGLPQGLDTSLGEDGAGLSAGQRQRLALARGFLADRPVLLLDEPTAALDGETEAGVVDAVRRLAAGRTVLLVAHRPALLAVADRVVTVGGAAPGGVAIGAGADMAEVPGAAVQGDEGVGSDAGAGMYPPPQAEQVPTTGGSVLTRVRGMAGELKGRMGLALLLGSLALGSAVGLMAVSGWLISRASEQPPVLYLMVAVTATRAFGIGRAVFRYAERLVSHDAVLRMLAELRVSVYRRLERIAPAGLRRTRRGDLLSRLVQDVDALQDYWLRWLLPAGAALVVGVASAGFTAWLLPEAGAVLAVGLLVAGVLVPAVSGALARRAERRLAPARGALATAVADLLRGCAELTVAGALRDRIERTRTADRTLTGIASRQAAAAALGAGLSALVCGLTVAAAAVVGVQAVVDGRLAGVALAVVVLTPLAAFEAVTGLPLAVQYRQRVKHSAERVFEVLDSPVPVHEPARPATPPANAFPLELSGLSARHAGQDREALADFRLTLEAGRRVAVVGASGSGKTTLAQVLLRFLDVEQGMYRLGGVPAWELDGDAVRRLVGLCAQDAHLFDSSVRENLRLARTGASDEELREALRRARLLDWVDRLPEGLDTLVGEHGSRLSGGQRQRLALARALLADFPVLVLDEPAEHLDLATADALTDDLLRATEGRTTVLITHRLHGLDAVDEVLVLDEGRTVQRGPYAELAEADGPLRRMLEQERETDLLAVGVVAGAGAGAGAGAAAGAGTETGSDREHLGPRP; this is translated from the coding sequence GTGAAACCGATCGATCCGCGCCTGCTCCGGTACGCCAGGGCCACCCGTGTCTTCCTGATCGCGGTGGTCACCCTCGGCCTTGTCGGGGCGGCGCTGGTCATCGCCCAGGCGATGCTCATCGCCGAGATCGTGGTGGGGTCCTTCCAGAAGGGCCAGTCGGTTTCCGCCCTGACCACCCCCCTGCTGCTGCTCGCGGGCATCGCGGCGGCACGGGGGCTGGTCTCCTGGCTGACCGAGCTCGCCGCCCACCGGGCGAGCGCGGCGGTCAAGTCCGAACTCCGCGGCCGGCTTCTCGTCCGTGCGGCCACGCTCGGGCCGGGCTGGCTGAGCGGCCAGAAGGCCGGCTCGCTGATCGCCCTCGCCACGCGCGGTGTGGACGCCCTCGACGACTACTTCGCCCGCTATCTGCCCCAGCTCGGGCTCGCGATCGTCGTGCCCGTGGCCGTGCTGGCCCGGATCGTCACCGAGGACTGGGTCTCGGCGGCGATCATCGTCGTCACCCTGCCGCTCATCCCGGTCTTCATGATCCTCATCGGCTGGTACACCCAGGCCCGGATGGACCGGCAGTGGAAGCTGCTCTCCCGGCTCTCCGGGCACTTCCTGGACGTGGTGGCAGGGCTTCCCACCCTCAAGATCTTCGGCCGCGCGAAGGCCCAGGCCGAGTCGATCCGCGCGATCACCTCGGAGTACCGCCGGGCGACCATGCGCACGCTGCGGATCGCCTTCCTCTCCTCCTTCGCGCTGGAACTCCTCGCGACCCTCTCGGTCGCGCTCGTCGCCGTGACCATCGGCATGCGGCTCGTCCACGGCGAACTCGATCTGTACACCGGTCTCGTCATCCTGATCCTGGCGCCCGAGGCGTATCTGCCGCTGCGGCAGGTCGGCGCGCAGTTCCACGCGGCGGCGGAGGGGCTCGCGGCGGCCGAGGAGATCTTCGACGTCCTGGAGGAGCCGGTACGGGACGGGGGCGCGAACCCGGCCCCGGACTCCGTACGGCTGGAGCTGGAGGGCGTGACCGTACGTCATTCCGGGCGCACCGAGCCCTCGCTGGACGCGCTGTCCTTGACGGTCGAGCCCGGGGAGACGGTGGCCCTGGTCGGGCCGAGCGGGGCCGGTAAGTCGACGCTGCTCGATGTCGTCCTCGGGTTCGCCGTCCCGGAGGAGGGCGGTTCCGTACGGGTCGGGGGCGAGCCGCTCGCCTCGCTGGACCCGGAGGCCTGGCGGTCGCGGATCGCCTGGGTGCCGCAGCGGCCGTACCTCTTCGCGGGGACGATCGCCGAGAACGTCCGGCTCGCCCGCCCGGACGCCTCGGACGAGGCCGTACGCGAGGCCCTGCGGGACGCCGGGGCGGACGGGTTCGTCTCGGGGCTGCCGCAGGGGCTCGACACCTCGCTCGGCGAGGACGGGGCCGGACTGTCGGCGGGGCAGCGGCAGCGGCTCGCGCTGGCGCGGGGATTCCTCGCCGACCGGCCGGTGCTGCTGCTCGACGAGCCGACGGCGGCGCTGGACGGCGAGACGGAGGCGGGGGTCGTCGACGCGGTGCGCCGGCTGGCGGCCGGGCGGACGGTGCTGTTGGTGGCCCATCGGCCCGCGCTGCTTGCGGTGGCGGACCGGGTGGTGACGGTCGGCGGCGCCGCGCCTGGAGGTGTCGCGATCGGTGCGGGCGCCGACATGGCGGAGGTGCCAGGGGCAGCCGTCCAGGGCGACGAGGGCGTCGGCTCCGACGCCGGTGCGGGGATGTACCCACCGCCCCAGGCGGAACAGGTGCCCACCACCGGGGGGTCGGTTCTCACGCGTGTCCGGGGCATGGCTGGGGAGCTCAAGGGGCGGATGGGGCTCGCTCTGCTCCTCGGGAGCCTGGCGCTCGGATCCGCCGTGGGGCTCATGGCCGTGTCCGGGTGGCTCATCTCGCGTGCCTCCGAACAGCCGCCCGTGCTCTATCTGATGGTGGCCGTCACCGCCACGCGCGCGTTCGGCATCGGGCGGGCCGTCTTCCGGTACGCCGAGCGGCTCGTCTCGCACGACGCCGTCCTCCGGATGCTCGCCGAACTCAGGGTCTCCGTCTACCGGCGTCTGGAGCGGATCGCGCCCGCCGGGCTGCGCCGCACGCGCCGCGGGGATCTGCTCTCCCGGCTCGTCCAGGACGTCGACGCGCTCCAGGACTACTGGCTCCGCTGGCTGCTCCCGGCGGGCGCCGCGCTCGTCGTGGGGGTCGCCTCCGCGGGGTTCACCGCCTGGCTGCTGCCCGAGGCCGGTGCCGTCCTCGCCGTGGGCCTGCTCGTCGCGGGTGTCCTCGTGCCGGCGGTCAGCGGCGCCCTCGCCCGCCGTGCCGAACGGCGGCTCGCCCCCGCGCGCGGCGCCCTGGCGACCGCCGTGGCCGATCTGCTCCGCGGCTGCGCCGAACTGACCGTGGCCGGCGCCCTGCGGGACCGGATCGAACGGACGCGGACCGCCGACCGCACCCTCACCGGCATCGCCTCCCGGCAGGCCGCGGCCGCCGCACTCGGCGCCGGACTCTCCGCCCTGGTCTGCGGCCTGACGGTCGCGGCCGCCGCGGTCGTCGGCGTCCAGGCCGTGGTGGACGGGCGGCTCGCCGGGGTGGCCCTCGCCGTGGTCGTCCTCACGCCGCTCGCCGCCTTCGAGGCCGTCACCGGGCTGCCGCTCGCCGTCCAATACCGGCAGCGCGTCAAGCACAGTGCCGAGCGGGTCTTCGAGGTGCTCGACTCCCCCGTCCCCGTACACGAGCCGGCCCGGCCCGCGACTCCCCCGGCGAACGCGTTCCCGCTGGAACTGTCCGGGCTCTCCGCCCGGCACGCCGGGCAGGACCGGGAGGCGCTCGCCGACTTCCGGCTCACCCTGGAGGCCGGACGCAGGGTCGCCGTCGTCGGTGCCTCGGGCTCCGGGAAGACCACGCTCGCCCAGGTGCTGCTGCGGTTCCTGGACGTGGAGCAGGGCATGTACCGGCTCGGCGGGGTGCCCGCCTGGGAGCTCGACGGCGACGCCGTGCGGCGGCTCGTCGGCCTCTGCGCCCAGGACGCCCACCTCTTCGACAGCTCCGTCCGCGAGAACCTGCGGCTCGCCCGTACCGGGGCGAGCGACGAGGAACTGCGCGAGGCACTGCGCCGCGCCCGGCTGCTCGACTGGGTCGACCGACTCCCGGAGGGGCTCGACACGCTCGTGGGCGAGCACGGATCCCGGCTGTCCGGCGGTCAGCGGCAGCGCCTGGCGCTCGCCCGCGCCCTGCTCGCCGACTTCCCCGTCCTCGTCCTCGACGAGCCGGCCGAGCACCTGGACCTGGCCACCGCCGACGCGCTCACCGACGATCTGCTCCGGGCCACCGAGGGCCGGACGACCGTCCTCATCACCCACCGGCTGCACGGACTCGACGCGGTCGACGAGGTGCTCGTCCTGGACGAGGGCAGGACCGTGCAGCGCGGCCCGTACGCCGAGCTCGCCGAGGCGGACGGACCGCTGCGCCGGATGCTGGAACAGGAGCGGGAGACCGATCTACTGGCCGTCGGCGTGGTCGCAGGTGCGGGCGCGGGTGCGGGAGCGGGCGCGGCG
- the cydB gene encoding cytochrome d ubiquinol oxidase subunit II, whose translation MELHDVWFVLIAVLWIGYFFLEGFDFGVGILTKLLARGRPEKRVLINTIGPVWDGNEVWLLTAGGATFAAFPEWYATLFSGFYLPLLIILVCLIIRGVAFEYRVKRPEENWQRNWEQAIFWTSLIPAFLWGVAFGNIVRGVKIDANMEFVGSFWELLNPYALLGGLVTLTLFTFHGAVFVSLKTVGDIRTRARALALKLGLVTALVALGFLSWTQIDTGDSWSLAAMLIAVVALVGAIGAIKVGREGWSFALSGVTITAAVAMLFLALFPDVMPSSLNPEWSLTVTNASSSPYTLKIMTWCAAIATPLVLLYQSWTYWVFRKRIGTQHLAESH comes from the coding sequence ATGGAACTCCACGACGTCTGGTTCGTACTCATCGCCGTCCTCTGGATCGGCTACTTCTTCCTCGAGGGCTTCGACTTCGGGGTCGGGATCCTCACCAAGCTGCTCGCCCGCGGCCGGCCCGAGAAGCGCGTCCTCATCAACACCATCGGACCCGTCTGGGACGGCAACGAGGTGTGGCTGCTCACCGCGGGAGGCGCGACCTTCGCCGCGTTCCCCGAGTGGTACGCGACGCTCTTCTCCGGCTTCTACCTGCCCCTGCTGATCATCCTGGTCTGCCTGATCATCCGCGGTGTCGCCTTCGAGTATCGGGTGAAGCGGCCCGAGGAGAACTGGCAGCGCAACTGGGAGCAGGCCATCTTCTGGACCTCGCTGATCCCCGCGTTCCTCTGGGGTGTGGCCTTCGGCAACATCGTCCGGGGCGTGAAGATCGACGCGAACATGGAGTTCGTCGGGAGCTTCTGGGAGCTGCTCAACCCGTACGCGCTCCTCGGCGGCCTGGTCACGCTGACGCTCTTCACCTTCCACGGCGCGGTCTTCGTCTCGCTCAAGACCGTCGGCGACATCCGGACCCGGGCACGGGCGCTCGCGCTCAAGCTGGGCCTGGTCACGGCGCTGGTCGCACTCGGCTTCCTGAGCTGGACCCAGATCGACACCGGGGACAGCTGGAGCCTCGCGGCGATGCTGATCGCCGTGGTGGCCCTGGTCGGGGCGATCGGCGCGATCAAGGTGGGGCGCGAAGGATGGTCGTTCGCGCTCTCGGGCGTCACCATCACCGCCGCCGTGGCGATGCTCTTCCTCGCGCTCTTTCCGGACGTCATGCCGTCTTCACTCAACCCGGAGTGGAGCCTTACCGTGACGAACGCGTCGTCGAGCCCGTACACGCTCAAGATCATGACGTGGTGCGCGGCGATCGCGACCCCGCTGGTGCTGCTCTACCAGAGCTGGACCTACTGGGTGTTCCGCAAGCGGATCGGTACGCAGCACCTCGCCGAGTCCCACTAG